The stretch of DNA cctcttgagtttctcggcaatcaattatctaattaaataataccacaaaataaattaaaaataaaattaaaatattggaatttatggttgtataatgactataaaacctataatgcctataatagtttctattcactttatttatttaaagtcTATTGCTCATTTGCTCttgatgagtttctaagttgtgcATTATATTTTatagtttaatttatttatttgattatagtgAGTATAttaagtattgttgttgttgtttttttttttttttttttggtagaaagtAAGAATTTCATTAACATTGAAAGCCCGCATACACTGTTTTGTCAACCATACAACAAATTTTCGAATTGGGGAATCCAATTCTGATCACCAACTCATAGCTAATAAAACCAGTTCTCTAGACAACGGGTCAACTTAAGGCTCTCCTTGTCCTATCCTTGTTCTTACTACTAATACGTATCATTATATCATTCTTAAGCCGCCTAAAGATGACTTCAGGAGACCATACCATCTGTGTGACTCTACAATGGTTTCGAGCCCACCAGATGTGATAAATCAACGCCAAAATTACAGCTGCCAGAACGTCTTTATGATCCAACTGACAAGACCACCAGTCCATAAGCTGCTGAGGAGGAATGGCACTGTGACACCATCCATTCACCAGCTGCAAGCATTTCTTGCTGAACTCACAACCAAAAAATAAATGGTCATGGCTCTCAACAGCAGCACCACATAATTCACATTGTGAATCTGAACCAATGCCCATGGAGCAAAGTCTGTCCTTAGTAAGCAAACGGCCTTGAATCCAAAGCCATCCAATGAACTGCTGTTTTGGGGCATTAATACTATTCCAGATGCACTTATACCATGTTACAACAGGAGTGGCAGTACCCAACCATTGATAGCCTTTGGCAATGGAATACTCATCATCCTCTGTAAGCCATCCATTGTTCACGTACCCTGCAAGAAGTTGATCCTTGATCCTACAAATGCGTTTCCAGGCCCAACTACTCCCCTgagaagttgttgttgttgttgttgttgtttccaataaagtatattttaatttgttatgtagttttttttttaattatttgctttatatttgaattcatgttttccatttggtttaatttaaatgatttacatgtgataatgttttgattcgtttgtcaagtttttgccaTGTTGATGTTTGATCTTTTtgtcaatatattttttatataaacTTTAAAGCACCACGaaacgtatgtgaatgcagataacgCAAAGTATCACGTGGTTAATCTGAAGAGGGGATAAAATATAAAATGCACGGAAttgaggtaaaattaaaggtaaaaaaacgtaAGTTAGAAACAGAAAAGTTATGGATGTATTGTTTTATTAAAAGATAGATTCAAATAAAAGAGCACATATTTTATGTCAATGGGTTGGAAAGTTTTCGGTGCAAATTTTGGATAACTATTTTGTTCATATATAATTGTTTTCGTAATTGAAACAAAAAAAAGTATTTGTActttttatattttaaaaaaatatgtAATTATCTTGTACTATATATCGTAATTTGTGCAAGAATTTGTTATACATTTATATTCAAACATTGACGTTCAATTTTATAGATAAAAATAAACGTCAAAAACCTAAGAAAACATGGAAATttccgtgcattgcacgggtgaCAAAACTAGTATTCATACATAAACCCACATTGATCTTTTATTTTCAATTTCAGTAGCATTTTTCTCCTTTGATCATAATTTGTTTACTCACCTATTTACGTTTTCCCAGTTTGTTTTAACAATCAAAATATTTATTGCATCGCTTttgtattatatatttatatgCAATAACCCAAGTGTACTTCTAATTCGATCTTATTTTCCCATTGTTCAGAAATGCAGGTTCACATCAATAAAGTTGTCGAAATTCTCTGTCATGTACAAAAAGTCACTAGCCAAGGTTTGTAATGATATGGTTGATTAATGTATGCTtatgtattttctttttatttggTTCTATTTCATATTTTAATGTAGATTTCTTGATGTGCTATTTACGGGATATTTGAGCTTTGTTTGCCAATCTTGTGATTGCATCCAAGTGTTGGTAATTTGTAATTTAAATTAGTCATAGTTTGTGTATTCTTCCTCCATAGTTAGCTTTAATAAAATTGGTTATTGAATTTCATTTTTGCCTATTAAAGACTTGAATCATCTAAAGGAGATACTTAcaataaaaataattttaacaTTGATTAAAGAAAGAAGGATGTTTAAATTTTGGGTTGGGGTTTTATTTGGTTCTTTTTTATGGTCTTGATTCCTCCAACTATGTTTTGTTTTAAAACTAAAAAACTACTCTTGACTAAAAGAACAAAGgagtattttattattaattttcACTTCAAGAAGCACAACCTGACGACAAAATTCACCCGTGCACACCTTTTATATGTATTTATTTCTACTATTGTTACACTTAATTTTTTACCTGAAAGACAATTTGATCATAACCCTTGTTTAGTGAGAAAGGGTTCTCTGGGGGGAAATCAACATAGGCCATtcaaatactttaatatgtggagtgTAGCTGATGGTTTTCAGGAGTGTGTATCTCAGGTCTGGCAACATGAGATCTCTGGCACTAAAATGTACAGAGTGGTTAAGAAGCTGAAACTGTTAAAACCTGAGCTTAAAAAGATCAATAAAGCTCATTTCTCTGATATTGAGAATAAAGCTGACATTACACAACTCAGGTTGAAGAAGCTGCAAGAACAGATTGTTGATAATCCAGGTGACAAGGATCTAATCCAGCAGGAATATGAAGCCAATCATACTTTCAATGCTATGTTTTCTGCTAAAATGGATGATCTTAAACAAAAATCAAAAGCTCATTGGTTGAAGGATGGAGATTCTAACACAACATACTTCCATGGGGTATTGAGAGCAAGAAGGAACAAAAATTTTATTTGCCAAATCAAGGATCAATGGAATAGTATACACAATGATCAGGAAGGCATCCAGAATGCTTTCTTGAGCTATTATACCATGCTGCTAGGATCAAAAGCTACCACCTCCAAAGTCAATAAGTCTATTGTGAGACAAGGAAACGTTTGCACTGGTATCCATATAAATATTCTACTATCTTCAGTCACTAAAGAAGAGGTCAAAGTGGTAATTTTTCATTTCCCTGATGACAAGGCCCCTGGACTAGATGGATATTCAAGTAAATTTTTTAAGGATAGTTGGAATATAGTGGGAGAAGATGTTACTGCAGCTATCTTGGATTTTTTTGAGTCAGGACTTATCCTTAAGCAGATCAATGCTACTCTGGTCACTCTAATTCCTAAAATAGATAGACCCACTCGTGTCCTTCAATATAGACATATAGCCTGCTGCAATGTCATTTATAAATGCATATCTAAAATCTTATGTAGCAGATTGGCTAGAATTTTACCAGACCTGATTGCTCAAAATCAGGGAGGATTCATACAAGGGAGGAGCATTATGGAAAACATCCTAATTTGCCAAGACATCATTAGGCTATATGAAAGGAAGGCTGTCTCACCAAGGTGTCTGTTCAAAATGGATATCCAAAAGGCTTATGACACAGTGGAATGGGAGTTCTTAGATCAAATGCTCAGTGCCTTAAAATTCCCAGAACAATTCAAAGGGTGGATAATGCAATGTGTAACAACAGCAAGTTATTCCCTCAATCTTAATGGCAATGTGTTTGGGTTTTTTTAAAGGAGAAAGGGGGTTGAGACAGGGAGACCCTCTCTCTCCCCTACTTTTCACTGTGTGCATGGAGTACCTGTCTAGGAATTTAACTTATTCAACTGGAGCCAATGAGTTTAAATACTATCCAATGTGTAAGCAGATGAAGCTCACTCATCTTATGTTTGCAAATGACCTGTTACTATTTTGTAAAGGAGATGGCCCTTCAATTATGACTATTCTCAGATCCTTTGCAACTCTCTCTAAAACCTCATGCCTTAATATGAGCAAGGGCAAATCCAATGCCTACTTCAATGGGGTTAATGAGAGCTTGAAACAGGATATTTTGAGGATTTCAGGGATGGTTGAAGGGGCCCTACCTTTCAAATACCTTGGAGTTCCTATTAAAACCACAAGACTTAATGCCAAGGATTGTAAGCCCCTCATTGATAAAATAGTTCAGAGAATAAGGAATTTGGAGGCTAGAAAGTTATCCTATGCAGGTAGATTGGTTCTGGTTTAGGCAGTACTCAAGACTCTTCATAATTATTGGGCTAGTATCTTTATTCTACCTGTTGGAGTGTTCAAAAGGATTGAGGCCATATGTAGAAATTTCCTATGGGATGGAGGGGTTGATTATCTGAGATCTCCACTTGTCTCATGGGAAAAAAATTGTAGACCTAAGATTGAAGGTGGACTTGGACTGAATTGTGCCATCCAGTGGAACAAAACAGCTGTAGGGAAATTGGTCTGGTGGTTGGCAACTAAACCAGACCAATTATGGGTTTGATGGGTCAATTCAGTGTACATAAAAGGGGATAACTGGCTTAAGTATTCTCCTACAAATAACTCGAGTTGGTCATGGAGGAAAATCTGCTGTGTTAAGACCCTTTATCAAGAATCCTATCAGCATCACATCTGGGCTACATATCAGGGAAGAGAATACTCAATCACCAAAGGGTATGATTCCATCAGAAACAAAGGGGAGCGAGTTCAGTGGCATCAGCTCGTCTGGAATAAATGCACTATTCCTAAACACAGATTCCTAACTTGGATTCATATGCATAATGCTCTAAACACCAAGGAGAAGCTTCATAAATTAGGGATAAGTGATGATGATACCTGTGAAATTTGTAGAAATGGTACTGAGACGGCCTCGCATCTTTTCTTTGCATGTGAGTACAGCTCCAGAGTCCTTACCCTAGTAGGCGGATTTATTggagagagcatatcagcagatGCTCCCACAGAATGGAGGAGAGGAATGAAGGGTTCTGGGATGCGGAAAGACATCATCAACGCCATTATCAACGCCTGTATCTATTCCATCTGGAAGCAACAGAACTTATGTAAGCCCGAATTAATTCTGCTTAAGTCAGCGAAATTGGTTAATCAGATCATTAAAGAGGTTACTGGTCGTACCTTGAGCTTTCCTGAGAATCTGGGAGTACGAGACAGAGAATGGTTGGAAGGATTGCGGATCCGCTCTTGATTGATAGCAGGGGACGATCCATATGAGAGGTTGGAGTTGAAAAAGAGGAAAGTGGATGATTTCTCCTCGTGTGTGTTGTCTAAAGATTAGGATTGACTGGTTTTATTTGGTTTTTGTCTTTTTTgtcttttttgttttgtttggggCTTGTATTGGGACATTTATAGTTTGGATTAAGTAGTTCCGGGATGGGTCTATTGACCACCGACCTATTTGATGTATGGATACGTTTTTTCAGgaatatacttacattttaccgAAAAAAAATACTATTGTTACACTTCAAGTTGTCAATAACGAAGTTATAATTTGCAGGACAACTATTGACAAATATACAAAAAAAGAAACAATCGTTTACGCAAAACCGGTTAAAATCAAACTTAAAATCCAAACAACAAAATCAATCGGGGAGTGAGGACTAGGACCAAGGAGAAAGTACAATATATGGCGAATTTAACAAGGATTGAAAAAGTGTTTAAGCACTAAAGCAAAAAAACATAATTAGATTGCTTTCAATATTTATTATAACATTGGAAAATCACATGTACAAATTCCAGTTATTTATCAACATTTTTACATTCCTTACGAATTACCGTGCAATTTGAGACTTTGAGAGTATTATTTGTCCCAACGGGCACTTAAAAGAACGCGTTTTGATTGTTTTGGGTGCGCAAacattattgtttatttcattatccTTTTAAATCTATATATAGATGGTTTATTATATGGGCATTGAAATAATCTAATTTGGATTATTTGTTCCTAAAATTAAAAGTCTACGAACAACATTAAAGACCTAAGGATCGATTGAAAAACAACTCAGCTTAAAACTATACTTTAAATGACCCGTGCATTGCATGGGTACAAAAACtagttattataattataatctataaaatctaattaaaaggctaccTAAATAATGTGACATGGCAAGTTTAATTGTGACATGGCAATTTTTAATATGACATGGTGAattaatatgacatggattatcaatttattatatgacattgatttaattcatttatctataaatgtATAatctataaataaaataaaaagacaaGCCAAAAATATTTCGTTTCACCATTAGAATCCTACCAAGTTACATCattatttcttatttaaaaaggaaaaaagaaaaaaaaatcggaAACATTAAATGTAAatagcataacaaacattaaatttTAGCCTTTTCAATTTctagataaattaaacaacaattaaaaatcaaaattcatactaaatttaaaattttgacgtttattgttagaatattttaagcaacaaataaatatcaaataaaaataaattaattaattaagtcaaaccttttacatttcatttctcattactttgtatttatgtctatattaaattttcTAATAATGAAAAGAATGCTCAAAAGTCAAAAAGCCTTCCTatatatttatgtatatattaaatttgataataataaaagaaagacGTGCAAAAGTCGTAAAACGTATCATCAATTGGCTAtaaatatttgatggaaaacaacATTTGTGAGTCAAAATTCAAGCCATTATTTTTTTTTGCCCTCATCACCAAGAGAATTGTATGTGTCAATAGTATTtcttatcattatatcaacatcaAC from Silene latifolia isolate original U9 population chromosome 10, ASM4854445v1, whole genome shotgun sequence encodes:
- the LOC141607263 gene encoding uncharacterized protein LOC141607263, translated to MAYVDFPPENPFSLNKGYDQIVFQGSSWAWKRICRIKDQLLAGYVNNGWLTEDDEYSIAKGYQWLGTATPVVTWYKCIWNSINAPKQQFIGWLWIQGRLLTKDRLCSMGIGSDSQCELCGAAVESHDHLFFGCEFSKKCLQLVNGWCHSAIPPQQLMDWWSCQLDHKDVLAAVILALIYHIWWARNHCRVTQMVWSPEVIFRRLKNDIMIRISSKNKDRTRRALS
- the LOC141607265 gene encoding uncharacterized protein LOC141607265, whose translation is MEYLSRNLTYSTGANEFKYYPMCKQMKLTHLMFANDLLLFCKGDGPSIMTILRSFATLSKTSCLNMSKGKSNAYFNGVNESLKQDILRISGMVEGALPFKYLGVPIKTTRLNAKDCKPLIDKIVQRIRNLEARKLSYAVYIKGDNWLKYSPTNNSSWSWRKICCVKTLYQESYQHHIWATYQGREYSITKGYDSIRNKGERVQWHQLVWNKCTIPKHRFLTWIHMHNALNTKEKLHKLGISDDDTCEICRNGTETASHLFFACEYSSRVLTLVGGFIGESISADAPTEWRRGMKGSGMRKDIINAIINACIYSIWKQQNLCKPELILLKSAKLVNQIIKEVTGRTLSFPENLGVRDREWLEGLRIRS